From Coffea arabica cultivar ET-39 chromosome 10e, Coffea Arabica ET-39 HiFi, whole genome shotgun sequence, one genomic window encodes:
- the LOC113712052 gene encoding mannan endo-1,4-beta-mannosidase 5 has protein sequence MASCSRRISHLFGLAVALVALLLLVLACEASGSTVARNGAGFVRTQGARFVLNGSPFLFNGFNSYWLMHVAADPSERHKVSEVLRDASAAGLSVCRTWAFGDGGDRALQISPGIYDERVFQALDFAISEAKKHGIRLILSFVNNYNDFGGRRQYAQWARNAGAHVNGDDDFYTNPTIIGYYKDHIRRVVTRFNTITRISYRDDPTIMAWELMNEPRCQADYSGRTVNEWTREMASFVKSLDRKHLLEIGMEGFYGDTKPEKKQFNPGYQVGTDFISSNLLRDVDFATIHAYPDQWLSGKDDKAQLVFMQRWMSSHWEDSRTILKKPLVIAEFGKSSRDPGYSLRARDDYMSNVYRITYGYARSGGTMSGSLIWQLMAQGMDSYDDGYAVVLGRNPSTTAIMSRQAHAMSALSHLVAGADDAHGHGHGQEAHPRLMNHRHPSRRALLHHAKQHGHHRSSSLL, from the exons ATGGCAAGTTGTAGTAGAAGAATAAGCCATCTTTTTGGACTAGCTGTTGCACTAGTAGCACTACTGTTACTAGTTCTTGCTTGTGAAGCTAGCGGTAGTACGGTTGCAAGAAATGGTGCAGGATTTGTTAGGACTCAGGGTGCTCGTTTTGTTCTGAATGGCTCACCATTTCTCTTCAATGGATTCAATTCCTATTGGCTGATGCACGTAGCCGCTGACCCTAGCGAGAGGCATAAAGTGTCTGAAGTGTTGAGAGATGCCTCCGCTGCCGGTCTCTCGGTATGCAGAACCTGGGCTTTCGGCGATGGAGGCGACCGTGCACTTCAAATATCACCTGGAATTTATGATGAACGTGTTTTTCAG GCGCTGGATTTTGCGATTTCTGAGGCAAAGAAGCATGGAATTCGTTTGATATTGAGTTTTGTGAACAATTACAATGACTTTGGGGGTAGAAGGCAGTATGCTCAGTGGGCTCGAAATGCAGGAGCACACGTCAACGGTGACGATGATTTCTACACGAATCCCACCATCATAGGCTACTACAAAGATCACATCAGG AGAGTGGTGACAAGGTTCAACACCATTACAAGAATTTCGTACAGGGATGATCCCACAATCATGGCATGGGAACTCATGAACGAGCCCCGCTGCCAAGCTGATTACTCCGGAAGGACAGTCAAT GAATGGACTCGAGAGATGGCAAGTTTCGTGAAGTCATTGGACCGGAAGCACTTGCTGGAGATTGgcatggaaggattttatggggACACAAAGCCCGAAAAGAAACAATTTAATCCTGGTTACCAAGTTGGAACAGATTTCATAAGCAGCAATCTCCTCAGGGACGTTGATTTCGCCACCATCCATGCATATCCAGATCAAtg GTTATCTGGAAAAGATGATAAAGCACAGTTGGTATTTATGCAGAGGTGGATGTCAAGCCATTGGGAAGACTCGAGGACCATACTGAAAAAGCCGCTAGTCATCGCGGAATTTGGCAAGTCCAGCAGAGATCCAGGCTACAGCTTGAGAGCGAGAGACGATTACATGAGCAACGTGTACAGAATAACATACGGCTATGCAAGGAGCGGAGGAACCATGAGCGGAAGCTTAATATGGCAGCTCATGGCCCAAGGAATGGATTCGTACGACGACGGATACGCTGTTGTGTTAGGCCGGAATCCTTCAACCACCGCAATCATGTCCAGACAAGCCCATGCCATGAGTGCTCTGTCCCATTTGGTCGCCGGAGCTGATGACGCCCACGGCCACGGCCACGGCCAGGAGGCTCACCCAAGATTGATGAACCATCGTCATCCTTCCCGCAGAGCACTGCTTCATCATGCAAAGCAGCACGGCCATCATCGTTCGTCATCCCTTCTCTGA
- the LOC113711896 gene encoding endoglucanase 9-like, translating to MALAFLCLVILFSSTLNSWQVVKVAGGSTPNYRDALAKSLLFFQGQRSGRLPRTQQIDWRSASGLSDGSFARVDLTGGYYDAGDNVKFNFPMAFTTTMLSWSTLEYGKKMGPELESARAAIRWATDYLLKCALATPGKLYVGVGDPNSDHRCWERPEDMDTVRSVYSVSPSNPGSDVAGETAAALAAASLVFRTVDPAYSRLLLRTAQKVMQFAIQYRGSYSDSLGSAVCPFYCSYSGYKDELLWGAAWLFRATNNVYYFNFIKSLGANDGTDIFSWDNKYAGARVLLSRRSLLNRDMAFEPYRQQAEDFVCRILPNSPYSSTQYTPGGLMFKLSQSNLQYVTSITFLLTTYSKYMAATKHTFNCGNLLVTSNTLRSLSKRQVDYILGENPLKMSYMVGYGSDYPRRIHHRGSSLPSEAIHPQSFGCEGGFQPFYYTANSNPNILTGAVVGGPNQNDFFPDDRTDYSHSEPATYINAALVGPLAFFAGSFNM from the exons ATGGCCCTGGCTTTCCTCTGCCTTGTAATCTTATTCTCTTCCACATTGAACTCATGGCAAGTTGTTAAAGTAGCAGGGGGGTCGACGCCCAACTACAGAGATGCCTTGGCAAAGTCCTTATTGTTCTTTCAAGGCCAAAGGTCAGGGAGGCTCCCCCGCACCCAACAAATTGATTGGAGGTCCGCTTCAGGCCTCTCCGATGGTTCTTTTGCCCGT GTCGACTTAACCGGGGGATATTACGATGCTGGAGACAATGTGAAATTCAACTTCCCAATGGCATTCACGACCACCATGCTCTCTTGGAGCACACTTGAGTATGGCAAGAAAATGGGACCTGAGCTAGAGAGTGCAAGAGCTGCGATCCGTTGGGCCACCGATTATCTTCTCAAGTGCGCCTTGGCTACTCCTGGCAAGCTCTACGTTGGTGTTGGCGACCCCAACTCTGACCACAGGTGCTGGGAGAGGCCTGAGGACATGGACACTGTCAGGAGCGTGTACTCTGTTTCACCTAGCAATCCGGGCTCCGACGTGGCAGGAGAAACTGCTGCTGCATTGGCTGCTGCTTCCTTGGTCTTCCGAACAGTTGATCCGGCATACTCTAGACTGCTGCTGAGAACTGCTCAGAAAGTCATGCAGTTTGCAATTCAATACAGAGGTTCTTACAGTGACTCCCTCGGCTCTGCCGTTTGTCCATTTTACTGCTCATATTCCGGTTATAAG GATGAGTTATTATGGGGGGCAGCCTGGCTCTTCAGAGCAACGAACAATGTTTACTACTTTAATTTCATCAAAAGTCTGGGAGCCAATGATGGAACAGACATTTTTAGCTGGGACAACAAATACGCCGGTGCTCGTGTTCTGCTGTCAAGG AGAAGCTTGCTGAACAGAGACATGGCATTTGAGCCTTATAGGCAACAAGCTGAAGACTTTGTGTGCAGAATTTTACCAAATTCTCCGTATTCAAGCACACAATATACGCCAG GAGGGCTGATGTTCAAGCTAAGCCAGAGTAACCTGCAATACGTGACATCCATAACCTTCTTGCTCACCACATATTCCAAATACATGGCAGCCACAAAGCACACCTTCAACTGTGGAAACCTTTTGGTCACCTCGAATACCTTGAGGAGCCTCTCAAAGAGACAGGTGGACTATATCTTAGGCGAAAACCCTTTGAAAATGTCGTACATGGTGGGATACGGCTCAGATTATCCAAGAAGAATTCACCACAGAGGCTCCTCCTTGCCCTCGGAAGCAATTCATCCTCAGTCCTTCGGCTGTGAAGGCGGATTCCAACCATTCTACTACACCGCCAATTCGAATCCTAACATCTTAACTGGAGCCGTCGTGGGGGGTCCAAATCAGAATGATTTCTTCCCAGATGATCGGACGGATTACAGTCACTCGGAGCCTGCAACCTATATTAATGCAGCTTTAGTTGGACCGTTAGCATTCTTTGCTGGGAGCTTCAACATGTGA
- the LOC113711726 gene encoding protein TAP1-like, with protein MCHANSNKGQKSYTTPGLRTKTKKKKIMEGTGKHAVTVMVMMMALLLWGCLMMMSGAEAHIEKGGCLEGCLEGCKHSGISPLRCFKYCEKHCGSLSPSFAAGGQKQQPPPPPPAGHHYCNLGCMFEKCSKFHDDEAKEEACALDCKNHVCKPANS; from the exons atgtgccATGCCAATTCCAACAAAGGTCAGAAATCATACACTACTCCAGGATTACGTACCAagaccaagaaaaagaaaattatggagGGAACCGGAAAACATGCAGTAACTGTGATGGTGATGATGATGGCTTTGTTGTTATGGGGCTGCTTGATGATGATGAGCGGAGCCGAAGCACACATAGAAAAAGGAGGCTGCTTAGAAGGTTGCTTGGAGGGTTGCAAACACAGTGGTATCAGTCCTTTGAGGTGCTTCAAGTATTGCGAAAAGCACTGTGGTTctctttctccatcttttgCTGCCGGCGGCCAGAAGCAGcagccaccaccaccacccccagCTGGCCACCATTATTGCAACCTTGGATGCATGTTCGAGAAATGCTCCAAATTCCACGATG ACGAAGCCAAGGAAGAAGCCTGTGCATTAGACTGCAAAAACCATGTCTGCAAGCCCGCAAATTCTTGA
- the LOC113711620 gene encoding probable carboxylesterase 18, translating into MEPPLPFKTRLQISIGTFAAKVCVRSDGTINRRLFSLLDQKVIAPTTKVFNDVPVSSSDISVDPSRNLWFRLFVPDTKSSAETLPLIVYFHGGGFTYFGPDSRSFDALCCNLAAQIPATIVSVNYRLAPEHRFPCAYDDGFDTLKYIEAQNYAVLPSKTDLSKCFIAGDSAGGNIAHHVTHRACKDSHQFKKIKIAGLLAMQPLFGGEERTASELRLTRVPFLNIESIDRMWRNFLPEGADRNHKAANVFRDGPNFKAADTVPEDFPSSLVFVAGFDPLQDWQKRYCEGLRRCGKDVWLVEYPNGIHGFYNFPELPESALFVKEVRQFIQEKSKLSTKQEIS; encoded by the coding sequence ATGGAACCGCCTCTCCCCTTTAAGACGAGACTCCAAATCTCCATCGGCACTTTTGCTGCAAAAGTATGTGTCCGCTCTGATGGCACCATCAACCGCCGTCTCTTCAGCCTCCTCGACCAAAAAGTCATAGCTCCCACTACCAAAGTCTTCAATGACGTACCTGTCTCCTCCTCTGACATCTCCGTCGACCCCTCTCGCAACCTCTGGTTCCGCCTCTTCGTCCCAGACACCAAATCCTCAGCTGAAACATTGCCACTCATTGTCTATTTCCATGGAGGTGGATTCACATATTTTGGTCCGGACTCCAGGAGCTTTGATGCTCTCTGTTGCAACCTAGCAGCTCAGATACCCGCAACCATTGTATCTGTTAACTATCGCCTTGCCCCAGAACACCGATTCCCTTGTGCCTATGATGATGGTTTCGACACCCTTAAGTATATAGAAGCACAAAATTATGCTGTTTTGCCCTCCAAAACTGACCTGAGCAAATGCTTCATAGCCGGAGACAGTGCTGGAGGAAACATAGCCCACCATGTAACACACAGGGCCTGCAAAGACTCTCACCAgtttaagaaaataaagattGCTGGGCTGCTAGCCATGCAACCACTTTTTGGTGGAGAAGAGCGCACTGCATCAGAACTGAGGCTCACAAGAGTGCCTTTCCTCAATATCGAGAGCATAGACAGGATGTGGAGGAATTTCTTGCCCGAAGGTGCTGATAGAAACCATAAAGCAGCCAATGTTTTCAGAGATGGACCAAATTTTAAAGCAGCAGACACAGTGCCGGAGGATTTTCCAAGCTCGCTGGTATTTGTTGCAGGGTTTGATCCATTGCAGGATTGGCAGAAAAGGTATTGTGAGGGGTTGAGGAGGTGTGGAAAGGACGTTTGGTTGGTTGAATATCCTAATGGTATTCATGGTTTCTATAACTTTCCAGAGCTGCCTGAGTCTGCACTATTTGTTAAGGAAGTGAGACAGTTTATTCAGGAGAAATCTAAACTTTCAACCAAGCAAGAAATAAGCTAA
- the LOC113711725 gene encoding uncharacterized protein isoform X2, translating into MMKARLHSVAGHLNRRGQQDVFQLNLKITQLAKRGDIDEAVRVFNAIAHPNAVTYNSMISAYAKNGRISEACALFNRMPFKNLISWNTMMSGYLYDDYFKEAADLFDKMRRRDSFTYSLMITCYARSGFVGKARRIFDSMPDKSCAACWNALITGYVKNGMLSDGRKLFNEMPVRNLVSWNTMLSGYTRSGQMCLAAKFFEEMEEKDWISWNLVLEGYTQAGDLNAAREFFERIPNPSVVSWATMLSGLARHGHLSEAEGFFNNMTERYVVAWNAMLAAYIQNCKVDKAVELFNEMPQKDAISWTTIISGHVRIGQLEEAKKLLDRMPYENVGSQTAMILGFIQNNRMDDARQIFDRMRKRDTVCWNTMIAGYAQHGRMDEAFDLFQNMAPKKIDTWNTMIAGYAQVGKMERALELFEQIEEKNVVSWNSIISGYAQNGLYMDALKSILLMIRDGKKPDQSTFASGLRVCASLAAEQFGQQLHHIVVKNGYMKDMVVSNALITMYAKCGSILSARDVFSDVDNLDVVSWNSLIAGYALNGYGIEAFKLFQEMEGYAVIPDQVTFVGVLSACNHAGLVSAGLTLFNCMTQKYGIEPLAEHYTCMVDMLGRAGRLEEAFELVRKMKVQATAGIWGALLGACRLHKNVMLADFAARKLFEIEPHKTSSLVLLSNIYAQSGRWDEVDRVRNFLNQNGIEKEPGCSWIQDQRQILVFQSDDYSWPKTAEIYRALQILTTQIMELSCLNDPTCE; encoded by the exons ATGATGAAAGCAAGGCTGCATTCTGTAGCAGGTCATCTGAATAGAAGAGGTCAACAGGATGTCTTTCAGCTGAATTTAAAGATAACCCAGCTAGCCAAAAGAGGTGACATTGATGAGGCCGTCAGAGTATTCAACGCAATAGCACATCCCAACGCTGTCACTTACAACTCGATGATCTCCGCCTATGCTAAGAATGGAAGAATCAGTGAGGCTTGTGCTCTATTTAATCGAATGCCATTTAAGAACTTGATTTCTTGGAACACAATGATGAGTGGTTACTTGTATGATGACTATTTTAAAGAAGCAGCtgacttatttgataaaatgcGTCGAAGGGACTCTTTTACTTACAGTCTCATGATTACTTGTTATGCACGTAGCGGTTTCGTAGGAAAAGCAAGACGAATATTTGATTCGATGCCCGATAAGAGTTGTGCAGCGTGTTGGAATGCGCTGATTACAGGGTATGTCAAGAATGGGATGCTCAGCGATGGTAGGAAATTGTTCAATGAAATGCCAGTGAGGAACTTGGTTTCGTGGAATACAATGCTTTCGGGATATACCCGTAGCGGGCAAATGTGTTTGGCTGCTAAGTTTTTCGAAGAGATGGAAGAAAAGGATTGGATTTCGTGGAATTTGGTATTAGAAGGGTACACGCAAGCTGGTGATCTGAATGCTGCTAGGGAGTTTTTTGAAAGGATTCCCAATCCAAGTGTTGTTTCTTGGGCCACAATGTTGAGTGGCTTAGCAAGGCATGGCCACCTTTCAGAGGCAGAGGGATTCTTTAACAACATGACGGAGAGATATGTTGTTGCTTGGAATGCGATGTTGGCTGCATACATTCAGAATTGCAAGGTTGACAAGGCAGTAGAGTTatttaatgagatgccacaGAAGGATGCTATATCATGGACTACCATCATCAGTGGTCATGTCCGAATTGGTCAGCTTGAAGAAGCGAAGAAATTGTTGGATAGAATGCCTTATGAAAATGTAGGGTCACAAACAGCCATGATACTTGGCTTTATTCAGAACAATAGGATGGATGACGCCCGTCAAATTTTTGATCGCATGAGGAAACGTGACACTGTCTGTTGGAACACGATGATCGCGGGATATGCTCAACATGGAAGaatggatgaagctttcgatcTATTTCAAAATATGGCCCCAAAGAAAATAGATACTTGGAACACCATGATTGCGGGCTATGCTCAAGTAGGAAAAATGGAGAGAGCACTTGAGTTGTTTGAGcaaattgaggaaaagaatgtaGTTTCTTGGAATTCCATAATTTCAGGTTATGCACAAAATGGGTTATACATGGATGCACTGAAGAGTATTTTGCTCATGATTCGTGATGGGAAGAAGCCTGATCAATCCACTTTTGCTTCTGGCCTAAGGGTCTGTGCGAGTCTTGCAGCTGAGCAATTTGGGCAGCAACTTCATCACATTGTGGTGAAAAATGGTTATATGAAAGATATGGTTGTCAGTAATGCTCTAATTACGATGTATGCCAAGTGTGGAAGTATCTTGAGTGCCAGAGATGTATTCAGTGATGTTGATAACCTTGACGTGGTATCCTGGAATTCTTTGATAGCAGGCTATGCTCTAAATGGATATGGGATAGAGGCATTCAAACTTTTCCAAGAAATGGAAGGATATGCTGTCATTCCTGATCAAGTTACTTTTGTTGGGGTTCTTTCTGCATGTAATCATGCAGGCTTAGTTTCTGCAGGTCTAACCTTGTTCAATTGCATGACGCAGAAGTATGGCATTGAACCTTTGGCTGAACATTATACTTGCATGGTCGATATGCTTGGCAGAGCAGGAAGGTTAGAGGAAGCCTTTGAGTTAGTCAGGAAAATGAAGGTCCAAGCCACTGCAGGAATATGGGGTGCTCTTCTTGGGGCTTGTCGCTTGCATAAAAATGTGATGCTTGCTGATTTTGCTGCTAGGAAGCTTTTTGAAATTGAACCTCATAAAACATCAAGTCTAGTGCTTCTCTCAAATATTTATGCTCAGTCAGGGAGGTGGGATGAGGTCGACAGAGTTAGAAATTTCTTGAATCAGAATGGCATTGAAAAGGAGCCGGGATGCAGCTGGATTCAGGATCAACGCCAGATATTGGTTTTTCAATCTGATGATTATTCATGGCCAAAAACAGCAGAGATATATAGGGCATTACAGATTTTAACAACACAGATTATGGAGCTTTCCTGTTTAAATG ATCCTACATGTGAGTAG
- the LOC113711725 gene encoding uncharacterized protein isoform X1 encodes MMKARLHSVAGHLNRRGQQDVFQLNLKITQLAKRGDIDEAVRVFNAIAHPNAVTYNSMISAYAKNGRISEACALFNRMPFKNLISWNTMMSGYLYDDYFKEAADLFDKMRRRDSFTYSLMITCYARSGFVGKARRIFDSMPDKSCAACWNALITGYVKNGMLSDGRKLFNEMPVRNLVSWNTMLSGYTRSGQMCLAAKFFEEMEEKDWISWNLVLEGYTQAGDLNAAREFFERIPNPSVVSWATMLSGLARHGHLSEAEGFFNNMTERYVVAWNAMLAAYIQNCKVDKAVELFNEMPQKDAISWTTIISGHVRIGQLEEAKKLLDRMPYENVGSQTAMILGFIQNNRMDDARQIFDRMRKRDTVCWNTMIAGYAQHGRMDEAFDLFQNMAPKKIDTWNTMIAGYAQVGKMERALELFEQIEEKNVVSWNSIISGYAQNGLYMDALKSILLMIRDGKKPDQSTFASGLRVCASLAAEQFGQQLHHIVVKNGYMKDMVVSNALITMYAKCGSILSARDVFSDVDNLDVVSWNSLIAGYALNGYGIEAFKLFQEMEGYAVIPDQVTFVGVLSACNHAGLVSAGLTLFNCMTQKYGIEPLAEHYTCMVDMLGRAGRLEEAFELVRKMKVQATAGIWGALLGACRLHKNVMLADFAARKLFEIEPHKTSSLVLLSNIYAQSGRWDEVDRVRNFLNQNGIEKEPGCSWIQDQRQILVFQSDDYSWPKTAEIYRALQILTTQIMELSCLNGIECALLDVG; translated from the coding sequence ATGATGAAAGCAAGGCTGCATTCTGTAGCAGGTCATCTGAATAGAAGAGGTCAACAGGATGTCTTTCAGCTGAATTTAAAGATAACCCAGCTAGCCAAAAGAGGTGACATTGATGAGGCCGTCAGAGTATTCAACGCAATAGCACATCCCAACGCTGTCACTTACAACTCGATGATCTCCGCCTATGCTAAGAATGGAAGAATCAGTGAGGCTTGTGCTCTATTTAATCGAATGCCATTTAAGAACTTGATTTCTTGGAACACAATGATGAGTGGTTACTTGTATGATGACTATTTTAAAGAAGCAGCtgacttatttgataaaatgcGTCGAAGGGACTCTTTTACTTACAGTCTCATGATTACTTGTTATGCACGTAGCGGTTTCGTAGGAAAAGCAAGACGAATATTTGATTCGATGCCCGATAAGAGTTGTGCAGCGTGTTGGAATGCGCTGATTACAGGGTATGTCAAGAATGGGATGCTCAGCGATGGTAGGAAATTGTTCAATGAAATGCCAGTGAGGAACTTGGTTTCGTGGAATACAATGCTTTCGGGATATACCCGTAGCGGGCAAATGTGTTTGGCTGCTAAGTTTTTCGAAGAGATGGAAGAAAAGGATTGGATTTCGTGGAATTTGGTATTAGAAGGGTACACGCAAGCTGGTGATCTGAATGCTGCTAGGGAGTTTTTTGAAAGGATTCCCAATCCAAGTGTTGTTTCTTGGGCCACAATGTTGAGTGGCTTAGCAAGGCATGGCCACCTTTCAGAGGCAGAGGGATTCTTTAACAACATGACGGAGAGATATGTTGTTGCTTGGAATGCGATGTTGGCTGCATACATTCAGAATTGCAAGGTTGACAAGGCAGTAGAGTTatttaatgagatgccacaGAAGGATGCTATATCATGGACTACCATCATCAGTGGTCATGTCCGAATTGGTCAGCTTGAAGAAGCGAAGAAATTGTTGGATAGAATGCCTTATGAAAATGTAGGGTCACAAACAGCCATGATACTTGGCTTTATTCAGAACAATAGGATGGATGACGCCCGTCAAATTTTTGATCGCATGAGGAAACGTGACACTGTCTGTTGGAACACGATGATCGCGGGATATGCTCAACATGGAAGaatggatgaagctttcgatcTATTTCAAAATATGGCCCCAAAGAAAATAGATACTTGGAACACCATGATTGCGGGCTATGCTCAAGTAGGAAAAATGGAGAGAGCACTTGAGTTGTTTGAGcaaattgaggaaaagaatgtaGTTTCTTGGAATTCCATAATTTCAGGTTATGCACAAAATGGGTTATACATGGATGCACTGAAGAGTATTTTGCTCATGATTCGTGATGGGAAGAAGCCTGATCAATCCACTTTTGCTTCTGGCCTAAGGGTCTGTGCGAGTCTTGCAGCTGAGCAATTTGGGCAGCAACTTCATCACATTGTGGTGAAAAATGGTTATATGAAAGATATGGTTGTCAGTAATGCTCTAATTACGATGTATGCCAAGTGTGGAAGTATCTTGAGTGCCAGAGATGTATTCAGTGATGTTGATAACCTTGACGTGGTATCCTGGAATTCTTTGATAGCAGGCTATGCTCTAAATGGATATGGGATAGAGGCATTCAAACTTTTCCAAGAAATGGAAGGATATGCTGTCATTCCTGATCAAGTTACTTTTGTTGGGGTTCTTTCTGCATGTAATCATGCAGGCTTAGTTTCTGCAGGTCTAACCTTGTTCAATTGCATGACGCAGAAGTATGGCATTGAACCTTTGGCTGAACATTATACTTGCATGGTCGATATGCTTGGCAGAGCAGGAAGGTTAGAGGAAGCCTTTGAGTTAGTCAGGAAAATGAAGGTCCAAGCCACTGCAGGAATATGGGGTGCTCTTCTTGGGGCTTGTCGCTTGCATAAAAATGTGATGCTTGCTGATTTTGCTGCTAGGAAGCTTTTTGAAATTGAACCTCATAAAACATCAAGTCTAGTGCTTCTCTCAAATATTTATGCTCAGTCAGGGAGGTGGGATGAGGTCGACAGAGTTAGAAATTTCTTGAATCAGAATGGCATTGAAAAGGAGCCGGGATGCAGCTGGATTCAGGATCAACGCCAGATATTGGTTTTTCAATCTGATGATTATTCATGGCCAAAAACAGCAGAGATATATAGGGCATTACAGATTTTAACAACACAGATTATGGAGCTTTCCTGTTTAAATGGTATTGAGTGTGCTCTTCTTGATGttggatga
- the LOC113713053 gene encoding uncharacterized protein, with the protein MAAENPNCTVYVGNLDERVSDRVLYDILIQAGRVVDLYIPRDKETEKPKGFAFAQYETEEVADYAVKLFSGLVTLYKRTLKFAISGQDRPSMNLPMVSSSHKPRPHPVAYNETGVSPNSMRLSTSCRFQDHQVNYSQGDAYFQDIIAFRNPCI; encoded by the exons ATGGCGGCTGAGAATCCCAATTGCACGGTTTACGTCG GCAATCTAGATGAGAGGGTAAGTGATAGGGTACTGTATGACATCCTGATTCAAGCTGGTCGGGTGGTGGACTTGTACATTCCTCGGGATAAAGAAACTGAGAAGCCGAAAGGTTTTGCATTTGCACAATATGAAACAGAAGAGGTAGCAGACTATGCTGTCAAGCTTTTTTCTGGCCTTGTAACCCTTTACAAAAGAACATTGAAATTTGCG ATTTCTGGGCAAGACAGGCCCTCAATGAACTTGCCTATGGTAAGTTCCTCTCACAAACCGAGGCCTCACCCTGTAGCGTATAACGAAACGGGCGTTTCTCCAAATTCCATGAGGTTATCGACATCATGCAGGTTTCAAGATCACCAAGTAAACTATTCACAAGGTGATGCATACTTTCAAGACATCATTGCGTTTAGAAACCCTTGCATTTAA